The following are from one region of the Dreissena polymorpha isolate Duluth1 chromosome 2, UMN_Dpol_1.0, whole genome shotgun sequence genome:
- the LOC127867888 gene encoding uncharacterized protein LOC127867888 gives MSPRHHRSSRDHVTYEHVAGSHDLGAMLSRDHQEPESHYYLGSPSFRSKLASFFSDSESFRAKRRLDIEDEYVSTPKRIKSDLEREMGYRYLQQLESDITKVRSKLLKSETETERDRKSANCTCAIMEKQFLAMAESAYRSVRRIDASPRGFEQFRRELVQTNEVMKDSLEVLKNIKSFCEHKS, from the exons ATGTCGCCAAGGCATCACCGCAGCTCACGTGACCACGTGACCTACGAGCATGTGGCTGGCTCACACGACCTCGGCGCCATGTTGTCACGGGACCACCAGGAACCGGAAAGCCACTACTACCTCGGCAGTCCGTCTTTCAGAAGCAAACTTGCAAGCTTCTTTAGCGATTCGGAGTCGTTTCGAGCCAAGCGTCGCCtcgatattgaagacgaatacgTTTCTACTCCGAAGCGAATAAAAAGCG ATTTGGAGAGAGAAATGGGTTATCGGTATCTACAACAGTTAGAGTCTGACATTACTAAGGTGCGCAGCAAATTGCTCAAATCGGAAACGGAAACGGAGCGTGACCGAAAGTCTGCGAACTGCACATGCGCAATTATGGAGAAACAGTTTTTGGCGATGGCGgagagtgcatataggtcagtgCGCAGAATTGACGCATCGCCGCGCGGGTTTGAACAATTCAGACGAGAGCTGGTGCAGACAAACGAAGTCATGAAAGACTCACTCGAAGTTTTGAAAAACATCAAAAGTTTTTGTGAGCATAAATCTTAA